TACCATCCCGTCACGCATAGCCTGAAACCAGACAGTTTTAATAAAGGCCATGCTTTTATAATGAGTATTGGTTTGATTGTTCAGCTTACTCACCATAAACACATCGTACTGCCTGAGAAAATCAATATCCATATCGGCAAACCGTAACTCTGTCCGAAATCGTTTCAGCTTCGTCACTTGGCTTGTATAGGTGCGGCATGTTTCCGATGAGAATTTATGCCGGTTCTGTTCGATGAACCCCAGCGCATATTCGTAAAAGGAGCTATAATCAATTGACTTTTGAGAATACAGCCTGTCAAAATCAGCCATTGTCAGGCGTTTGTCGCCGAGTTTTGAATCAAGCATAATTTTTTCAACTTTCATCCGGGTTTTTGAAAGGACAGAGTTAAGGTCTTCCGAATTGTAGCGAAGTGACTTTTTAACCTTGTTGTTTTTTGTGTCCCATAAACCTTCCGGTATAGCCATATTCAGTGAATGGTCTTTTTTCTTACGGTCAATTATTACTCGTAAGTAAATTGGGGTTAGTCCGTCTTTTCTTAGAAAGTCAGAACGCAAGAAAATTTTAAAAGAGTAGCTCATAAGGCATTTTGTTTTGTTTCTATTGTGAAGCCATTGTGAAACAAATTGCCGAAAGTAATGAAATAAAAGCTTTCAAAGCTTAAACAAGAAAGTGCGGAATCCCTTGGTAGATGTAAGAAGTGAAAAAGAAGGTTGAAATGCTTCAACCTTCTGAGTGGAGCGTAGGGGGGTCGAACCCCTGATCTCCGGATTGCGAACCCGGCGCTCTACCATCTGAGCTAACGCCCCGTTTACACGGTAAAATTAAGTGCTGCAAATTTATACTTTTAGTTGATATACCGACACCTTACAGTTTGATAAAATTATTGTATTCGAATGAACGGCCCATCGTCACTGCGCTGCGTAAGTGCGCCTATTGGTTCAACTTCGTAGCCGGCAGCATGCATAGTGTGGAAAAATATTTCTTCGCCCCACGGACTTACGGCTATCAAAAGACCGCCGCTTGTTTGCGGATCGCACAGAATGGCTTTTTGTGTTTCGCTTAATTCACACACTTTTGAACCGTAACTTTTAAAATTCCGTTTGGTGCCTCCGGGAATACAGTCCTGCGCAATGTATGATTCAATTCCCTTGATTTTTGGAATTGCGTTGTAATCAATTTCTGCGTTCAGACCGCTGCCTTCGCACATTTCAAGCAAATGACCGAGTAATCCGAATCCGGTAACATCGGTCATGGCTTTAACACATTCAAGTTTGCCCAGCTCATAACCCACGGTGTTCAACTGAATCATCAGGTCACGCGCAGTAACGGAATGCACATCAGCAAGCAGTCCTTTTTTTTGAGCTGTCGACAATATTCCGATACCAAGCGGTTTGGTAAGAAAAAGCGAACATCCGGCTTCAGCAGTGTTATTGCGTTTTATATTTTTTATATCAACAATCCCCGTCACCGCAAGCCCGAATATTGGCTCAAGTGAATCGATGCTGTGCCCGCCCGCGAGCGGAATACCGGCAGAGCTGCAGATGCTGCGGCTTCCTTCAATAACTTCATGTGCCAATGATGGCTCCAGCTTTGTTAATGGCCAGCCCAATATGGAGATTGCCATCAAAGGCATGCCTCCCATGGCATACACATCGCTGATAGCATTGGCAGATGCGATGCGTCCAAAGTCATAAGCATCATCGGTAATGGGCATAAAAAAATCAGTAGTGCTTATCACGGCTGTTCCATTGCCCAAATCATACACCGCCGCATCGTCTTTGCTTTCATGACCGACAAGCAACTTTTCAAATACTTCGCGATTGCCTTTTTTGATAATTTCTTCGAGAATCATCGGCGATATTTTACATCCGCAACCTGCACCCGGACTAAATTGCGTGAGTTTTATCTTGTCCTGTTCCATTGATGTTCTTTTAACTGTTTTAAAATTAATTCAGCATTGGTTCGCGCATCGGCAGTATCGGTATGTATGTTCACAATCGTCTGTTTATCCCTGTTATCAACACTTTTAAGATACGCTTTATCATAATAGGTGAGCAATATTTCACAGGCTCCGTGATAGTTTCCGTTCTCTATATCGCTTACTGCTTTTTGCATATTTTCACTCCCAAGGCGGCGTTCCAGACGTTTCACGGCCGCTGTAAGAAGTTCATCATCGGTGCCTGTATATTCTGTTACCAATTTCTGAACTCTGATATTTACGGGCATTTCCAAAATAATAATATTCGATGACCGAATTTTCGCGAACAGCGGCTCCGGCAAATTCACTTTGCCCAGGTCGGAATTTTCATCTTCAAGAAAAATTGGTTTTGTGAGGTCAAAGGTGTGCCATTTCTCAAAAAGCAGATTCTGAAAATGCTCTGTGGACGGCTGCTCTTCAAGTCCAATGTGACCGAATGCTGAGCCTTTATGCTTTGCAATACCTTCGATGTCGAGCACCTGCCCGCCAAGCCGTTCGAGTTCGAGCAGACAGTCTGTTTTTCCACTTCCGGTAAGGCCGCCAAGCACAACTACATTCGAGTCTTTTTCAAATTCACGCAACAATAAATTACGATAACTTTTATATCCGCCTTCAGGCAAAAATGCTTTGCAGCCTGCCATTTCCAGTAAGAACGCAACGCTGCGGCTGCGCATGCCGCCACGCCAGCAATAAATAAACGCAGTTTTTTCAGCACAGGTGCTCAACATGTTTTTGGCATACACATGCATTTTACTTCCGATAAGCTCCAGCCCTTTGATAACAGCCTGTTCGCGACCCTGCTTAACGTATGCTGTGCCTACGGAAGCCCGTTCCGCATCATCAAAAATGGGCGCATTGATAGCTCCGGGAATATGTCCTTTCTTATATTCAGCCGGAGAGCGCACATCAAAAACGGGTCCGTTGGCGCCCATGTCAAGAAATTCGGAGATATTGAGAATCGTAGGCAAAATCAGGAGATATTAATATTATGCTTCGTTCAAAAGTCTGTCAACAAGCAAAGGTACACCAATGCCTGCATTTTTTTTAATTACCTCAAGATTACGGATATAATTGATTGGCCCGGCATTGGGGTCGATGTAATATTTTTGTTTTGAATGATGCACATACTCAATCAGACCGGCGGCAGGATATACCTGCATTGATGTTCCAATAACAATGGCAATATCAGCATTACGCACAATTTCTGCGGCAGGTACAATGTTGGGAACAGCTTCTCCAAACCAAACGATATGAGGTCTGAGTTGAGAGCCTTTTTCGCAAAACATACCGGTTTTCAGCTCCCATCCGTCGATATCATACACGAGGCTTTCGTCAACCGTGCTTCTTGATTTCAGCAGTTCGCCATGCAAGTGCAGTATTTTTGTGGAACCGGCACGTTCGTGCAAATCGTCCACATTTTGTGTGATGATATGTACGTTATATTTTTGCTCAAGCCGCACCAAAGCATAATGTGCCGCATTGGGTTCAACGTTTACAAGCTGTTTGCGCCGCTGATTGTAAAATTCGAGCACCAGCTCCTGATTTTTCACCCACGCATCAAAGGTGGCAACATCTTCTACACGGTGTTCTTCCCACAAACCGTTGGCATCACGAAATGTCTTAATGCCACTTTCGGCACTGACGCCGGCTCCTGTAAGGACCACAATTTTTTTCATCACTCTGATTTGTTAACTTATTTCGCGTTTGCCTTCAAAAGTAGTTAAAATACGGATTGTTGGTAACTGAAGGTGTGAACCACGATTCCTGATTTTTTAGTCAAATTCTATCTAATCAACCTTCTATCTCAGATTGAAATCTGCACGAAAATGCTGTATCTTTGTAAAAATTTCAATCATGAGCGCAATTGTAATTAAAACAGATAATCAAAATACAAAAATTCTCCGTGAGCTCGCCAGGAAGTTGGGTGCCAATGTTATTAATATAAAGGAAGAGCAATACGAAGACCTTGCCTTAGGTTTGCTGATAGATAAATCAAAGACCGGTGAACTGGTGACGCGCGAATCTATCATGAAAAAATTGAATAAAAAATGACGGTTCAGTTCGACAGATCCTTTGAAAAGTCATTAAGGTATATTCATGACAAGGGTTTACTTCTGAGGCTTAAACGAGCTATCCTTCAAATTGAAAATGCATCGTCTCTCACAGAACTGCCGGTCATCAAAAAATTAACCGGATTCAACTCTTTTTACAGAATCAGGATTGGCGATTACCGCATCGGTCTTGAAATAATTAACAAAAACACCATCCGATTTATTATCATTGCCCACCGAAAAGATATCTATAAAATCTTCCCTTGATTTTGCCTGCTTGTTTTTTGCCTGTGTAAGCTGTGGCATCTGAAAACACTAAAAAAAGAATTTCGAAATATTTTCTACTGATTTTTCTACTTCAATACTATTATATAATATTGATTAATTGAAAAGTTGTATTTTTACACCTTAATTTTAAAATCTTCTAACGATATCTATATGGAGAAAATACATCTTAATCTTGATAATCTGAATAACATTTTTCCGGACAACTTCAGCCCGGAACAGATTGCAAAGGCAAAGACTTTATTTCTGAAAAAACTTTCGGAAGAAGCTCATGCGTTTTATGAAGGTAAGATACAAACAGTTCCTAAAGCCCCGGTACCGGGCTTTAACTGGTTCAACGTATGGTACACTCCGGGAGTATCCAAGGTTTCTACAAACATCCGCGACAATAACGAAACATCGTATGACTTATCGAACCGCGGCAATCTGGTCGCCGTTGTAAGCGATTCAACCCGCGTACTGGGCGACGGCGATTGCACGCCTCCGGGCGGACTGGGTGTGATGGAAGGCAAAGCTTTTTTGATGAAATATCTCGGAGGCTTTGATGCTGTGGCGCTTTGTGTTGACAGCCGCAACGAAAAAGGCGAAAATGATCCTGAAAAAATAATTCAGTTTGTGAAGATGGCACAGCATAGTTTTGGTGCCGTCAACCTCGAAGATATTTCACAACCCAACTGTTATAAAGTTCTTGATGTGCTGCGCGAAGAGTGCGACATCCCCGTTTGGCACGACGATGCACAGGGAACGGCATGTGTTACCCTGGCCGGACTTATCAACGCTCTGAAGCTGGTGGGCAAAAAGATTGGTGATGTAAAAATTGTTCTTTACGGAGCCGGTGCTTCCAATACTACCATTGCACGCCTGCTTATTACCGACGGTGCCGATCCTGAAAAGATGACGCTGTTTGATACCCGCGGTGCTTTGCACGCCGGACGCGACGATATTAAAAAAGATCCCCGTTTTTACCGTAAATGGGAACTCTGCGAAAGCACCAACCCCGACAGGGTGAACACCATGGACGAAGCCATGAAAGGTGCTGATGTGCTTATTTCACTGAGTACGCCGGGACCTGACACTATCAAAAAAGAATGGGTAGCTGCTATGGGGAAAAAATCAATTGTTTTTGCCTGTGCCAATCCCGTTCCTGAGATATATCCGTATGCCGCCAAAGAAGCTGGTGCTTATATTGTTGCAACCGGACGCGGCGACTTCCCCAATCAGGTGAATAACTCCATCGGCTTCCCGGGAATATTAAAAGGCGCCCTGATGGTTCGTGCCAGAAAAATTACGGATACCATGGCCATTGCGGCAGCCCATTCACTGGCCGATTATGCCGAAAAACGCGGCATCGACCCTGAAAATATTGTACCTACCATGGATGAAGCATCGGTATTTCCGCAGGAAGCCGCCGACGTTGCCATGCAGGCTATAAAAGACGGTGTGGCACGCATTACACTTACAGCCGAAGAGGCGTTTAACAAAGCAGCCACCGATATTCAGGCAGCACGCGATATGGCTAAGCATATGGTTGATTATGGTTTTATCAAAGAGCCCCCACAGGAAATGCTTGAAAAAGCGCTGGAATGGGCTGTAAAACAGGTTTCCTGATTTTTTAATCGTTAACAAGCATTAATAAATGATAACATACGTTACAGGTATACTTACCGAAAAAAACCCTGCATACGCAATCATAGAATGCGGCGGTATCGGCTATATGCTGAATATTTCGGTAAATACCTATTCGGCACTGGGCGAGATAAACACCCCGCAAAAGCTGCTTTCGTATCTGGCAATTAAAAATGAAGCCACGACTCCTGTAGGGATGGTGATGTACGGATTTGCAACGGAAGACGAGCGCGAATTATTTGTGAACCTGATTTCTGTAAGCGGCGTTGGATCGAATACTGCCAGACTGATTTTATCATCATTAATAACCGACGAAGTAATATCTGCCATTGTAAACGGCGATGTAAACACGTTTCAGAAGGTAAAAGGCATTGGAACAAAGACTGCGCAAAAGATCATCATCGACCTTCGCGACAAGTTCAGTAAATGGCAGCCATCGAAACAAATTTTGTCGCCCGGACACAATAGAAAGCGCGAAGAAGCGTTATCAGCATTGAAAATGCTTGGCTTTCCCGCGAAAGCGGCAGAATCAGCTGTCGAGAAGATACTTAAAACCGAAGATCCTTCGCTTACGGTAGAAGGACTCATCAAAATGTCATTGAAAATATTATAAGGGGTCGGAATTAGGGCCGGAACATAAAGATAAGAGCATTGGAGCGATTTATAAAATACATCCTGGGATTGGGTGCAGCGGGGCTGGTAGTGGCCGTGGCATTGTCAGGATCAGGAAATGTAGATAACACTGCAGGAAGCAGAGGATATCATTCAGCTGTTTTACCACCGGACACCAATCCGGATGACACTATTTTACCCTTCCCTTTTCAGGATAATACGGGCGACCCGTACAGTCCTCAGCAAAATGGCGGATTGTATCTGAATAACCCGTCGAATCTGAACTCCACCTACGAATACGACCCTGAAACCAACACCTATGTGCTGACCACAAAAGTGGGCAATAATGAAGTTCGCCCATCGACCACCATGACTTATGAAGAGTACCAGAAATACAGCATGGATCAGATGATGCAAAAATACTGGCGCGAAAAAACAAAGGCAAACAGACTCACCAAAGGCGACGGCGGATTTATTCCCAAAATACGGATTGGCGGCGAAGCCTTCGACCGGATTTTTGGAAGTAATACCATTGATATCAGACCGTCAGGCTCTGCAGAACTCATCTTTGGTGTAATCTCTACACGTACCGACAATCCTGCTCTTGACGTAAAACAACGTCGTAACACCAACTTCAATTTTGAGGAAAAGATACAAATGAATGTTACCGCCAAAATTGGCGACAAGATACAGTTTGGGGTGAATTATAATACCGAGGCTTCGTTCGATTTTGAGAATAAAATGAACCTCAAATACGAAGGCAAGGAAGATGAGATTATTCAGCTTATAGAGGCAGGTGATGTTACGTTGCCCCTCAACAGTTCACTTATTACCGGCAGTCAGGCGCTGTTTGGTATCAAGGCTAAACTGAAATTCGGCAGAACCACCGTTACCGGGATTTTCTCTCAGCAAAAAAGTAAGACCGAAAATATTACCGTTTCAGGGGGCGCCCAAACAAGCCAGTTCAGCGTAAAAGCAGATCAGTACGAAGAAAATAAGCACTTTTTTCTCGGACATTATTACCGCGGCAATTACACCAAAGCCCTGAAAAAACTGCCGACCGTTACTACACCTATCAACATCACTAAAATTGAAGTATGGGTTACCAATGTGGGCGCTGCAACTACTGAAAACCGCAATATCATAGCATTTCAGGATTTGAGTGAAACAAGCAGAATCTATAACAGCCAGGTATATGCATATCCCGGTAAAACATATCCTGATAATGCTTCGAATAACCTGTTATCATTACTTGACACAGCCAGCCTCCGCAACCTGAATGGTGTGAACAACTACCTTCAGGCACAGAATTTTGTTTCGGGTGTTGACTATGAAAAGGTAGAACTTGCGCGTAAATTGCAGCCTTCGGAATATACATTCAACAGCAAGCTGGGTTTCATTTCACTGAATACCACCTTGAATTCCGACCAGACACTGGCCGTTGCCTATCAGTACACACTGATTGGTGATACCGCGGTACATCAGGTGGGCGAATTTTCAAACGGCGGTATCAGTGCACCCAACTGCCTTATTGTAAAACTGCTTAAAAGTTCTTCGCTCAACACCAAGATTCCTATCTGGGATCTGATGATGAAAAATGTGTACTCTATTGGCGGATATCAGGTCAATTCGCAGGATTTCAGACTGAATGTACTTTTCTCCGGCGAAGAAAATGGCGTTCCTATGGGGTTCATCACCGAAGGCGAAATTGACGGCATTCCTCTTATCAAGGTACTCGGATGCGACCGCCTGAACAGCAACAACGACCCGGTTCCCGATGGTGTATTTGACTTTATTGATATGGCGGCCACTCAGGGCGGAACCATACAGGCCAGCAACGGCCGCATATTCTTCCCGGTGCTGGAGCCCTTTGGAAGCGATATGCGCAAAGCCATTACCGGCGGTGACCCTGCATTGAAACCGATTGCCGATAAATACTGTTACGACTCACTGTACACCATGACAAAAACCGGGGCACAGCAATACCCCGAACGAAATAAATTCTCTATTGACGGGATGTTCAAGTCGGCATCCGGCTCGGAAATTTCACTGGGTGCCATGAACGTACCACAAGGTTCGGTAAAAGTTACCGCAGGCGGCATTCCCCTTGCTGAAAATGTTGACTACACTGTTGATTATACCCTTGGTCGCGTAAAAATTATTAATGAAGGCATCCTGAATTCGGGAACCCCAATCAACATTTCGCTTGAAAGTAACAGCATGTTCGATATTCAGACTAAAACGCTGATGGGAGCACACGTTGATTACATGGTAAACAAAAAATTCAATCTGGGTGCGACCGTACTCAACCTTACAGAAAAGCCGCTTACGCAAAAGGTGAATTTCGGTGACGAACCTATCAGTAATACCATTTGGGGTGTAAACGGTAACTATAAAACCGAATCGAGGCTCATAACAAAAATTGTTGATTTCATTCCTCTCTTGAATACAAAAACGGTTTCTAATGTAACCATCGACGCTGAATTTGCCGACCTTATTCCCGGCCATTCGAAAGCAATTGGTAAAACCGGAACTTCGTATATCGACGATTTTGAAGGGAGCAAATCAACCATCGACCTGAAAAATATCGGTAGCTGGTTTATTGCCAGTACACCACAAGGGCAGCCCGATCTCTTTCCTGAAGCTTCGCCCAACAGCGGAAAAGGATTTAATATGAATCGTGCCAAACTTGCATGGTATGTAATTGACCCGACCATTTTCTACAGAAACAACAACCAGACACCGCCCAACATCACCAACGATGATATTTCCAATCATTACACCAGAGAAGTTCTGGAAGAGGAAGTATTCCCGAATAAACAACTTGCAAATGGGCAGCCTTCAAATATTGCAGTGCTCAACCTTGCATATTATCCCTATGAAAAAGGACCTTACAATTATGATGTTGACGGTTCTGAAGGATATTCGGACGGTATTGATGCAAGCGGTAAACTGAAGAACCCCTATACACGATGGGCGGGTATTCAGCGCAAAATTGAGACATCCGATTTTGAAGCCACAAACGTGGAATATATTGAGTTTTGGATGATGGATCCATTCATCTATAACACAAATAGTACCGGTGGTCAGTTGTATTTTGACCTCGGCGATATTTCTGAAGATGTACTCCGCGACTCACGCAAAAGCTTAGAGAACGGGCTGCCGGCTACAAGCGAACTTATAAATGTAGACACAACAATCTGGGGTATTGTACCCACCCAGCAGCCACTCACCAATTCATTTGATAACAGCGAAGAAGCGCGTAAATACCAGGATGTGGGTCTCGACGGCCTCGGAGATGAAAGAGAACGTCAGTTTTTTGATGCCAACTATTTGCAGCGTATTGCCGGAATTTTCGGCTCATCATCGCCTGCATATGCAAAAGCCAGTGCCGACCCTTCTTCAGATGACTTCCATTATTTCAGGGGACCTGATTATGACAACGAAAGCAAATCAATTCTTGACCGTTATAAAAACTATAACGGAGCTGAAGGGAACTCCCCTACCGACGCTCAAACGCAGGCACAGTATAATGTGAGCTACCCCATGTCGGCAACCACCATGCCCGACGGCGAAGATATTAATCATGATAATACCCTGAATGAAAGCGAACGTTATTTCCAGTACCGTATCGATCTTCAGCCGAGCAAAATGAACATCGGTCAGAACTACATTGCCGATAAAATTGACGCATCAACAGGTCGCCTTCCAAACGGCTCATCTGCTACCGTAACATGGTATCAGTTTAAAATACCTGTCCAGAATCCCGACCGTATTGTGAATGGAATTCAGGATTTCAAATCAATACGTTTCATAAGAATGTACCTGAAGGGATTTACCGACAGCATTATCTGCCGTCTTGCAACACTGGATATTGTAAGAGGAGAATGGAGACGCTACCGCTACTCACTGCTTGCTCCGGGCGAATACATTCCTACCGACGATCAGAGCACTACAACCTTTGATGTTTC
The nucleotide sequence above comes from Bacteroidota bacterium. Encoded proteins:
- a CDS encoding site-specific integrase; translation: MSYSFKIFLRSDFLRKDGLTPIYLRVIIDRKKKDHSLNMAIPEGLWDTKNNKVKKSLRYNSEDLNSVLSKTRMKVEKIMLDSKLGDKRLTMADFDRLYSQKSIDYSSFYEYALGFIEQNRHKFSSETCRTYTSQVTKLKRFRTELRFADMDIDFLRQYDVFMVSKLNNQTNTHYKSMAFIKTVWFQAMRDGMVSESIFKNFPLKKKLGNRSFLDMEDLKSLEALLIDDIKGYQRNVLRYFLFACYTGLRFLDIKNLMHSHLVEGDMLQIEMHKTKDVVRVPLIDRAKGLIEPGFENQPVFHVATNQITNRYLKELMVLAKIKKSISFHCARHTFATCSIDLGMPLEVISKLLGHKDLKTTQIYAKILDSVKVKEMGKWN
- the selD gene encoding selenide, water dikinase SelD, with the translated sequence MEQDKIKLTQFSPGAGCGCKISPMILEEIIKKGNREVFEKLLVGHESKDDAAVYDLGNGTAVISTTDFFMPITDDAYDFGRIASANAISDVYAMGGMPLMAISILGWPLTKLEPSLAHEVIEGSRSICSSAGIPLAGGHSIDSLEPIFGLAVTGIVDIKNIKRNNTAEAGCSLFLTKPLGIGILSTAQKKGLLADVHSVTARDLMIQLNTVGYELGKLECVKAMTDVTGFGLLGHLLEMCEGSGLNAEIDYNAIPKIKGIESYIAQDCIPGGTKRNFKSYGSKVCELSETQKAILCDPQTSGGLLIAVSPWGEEIFFHTMHAAGYEVEPIGALTQRSDDGPFIRIQ
- the mnmH gene encoding tRNA 2-selenouridine(34) synthase MnmH, whose translation is MPTILNISEFLDMGANGPVFDVRSPAEYKKGHIPGAINAPIFDDAERASVGTAYVKQGREQAVIKGLELIGSKMHVYAKNMLSTCAEKTAFIYCWRGGMRSRSVAFLLEMAGCKAFLPEGGYKSYRNLLLREFEKDSNVVVLGGLTGSGKTDCLLELERLGGQVLDIEGIAKHKGSAFGHIGLEEQPSTEHFQNLLFEKWHTFDLTKPIFLEDENSDLGKVNLPEPLFAKIRSSNIIILEMPVNIRVQKLVTEYTGTDDELLTAAVKRLERRLGSENMQKAVSDIENGNYHGACEILLTYYDKAYLKSVDNRDKQTIVNIHTDTADARTNAELILKQLKEHQWNRTR
- a CDS encoding NAD-dependent deacylase; translation: MKKIVVLTGAGVSAESGIKTFRDANGLWEEHRVEDVATFDAWVKNQELVLEFYNQRRKQLVNVEPNAAHYALVRLEQKYNVHIITQNVDDLHERAGSTKILHLHGELLKSRSTVDESLVYDIDGWELKTGMFCEKGSQLRPHIVWFGEAVPNIVPAAEIVRNADIAIVIGTSMQVYPAAGLIEYVHHSKQKYYIDPNAGPINYIRNLEVIKKNAGIGVPLLVDRLLNEA
- a CDS encoding type II toxin-antitoxin system RelE/ParE family toxin, whose protein sequence is MTVQFDRSFEKSLRYIHDKGLLLRLKRAILQIENASSLTELPVIKKLTGFNSFYRIRIGDYRIGLEIINKNTIRFIIIAHRKDIYKIFP
- a CDS encoding NADP-dependent malic enzyme yields the protein MEKIHLNLDNLNNIFPDNFSPEQIAKAKTLFLKKLSEEAHAFYEGKIQTVPKAPVPGFNWFNVWYTPGVSKVSTNIRDNNETSYDLSNRGNLVAVVSDSTRVLGDGDCTPPGGLGVMEGKAFLMKYLGGFDAVALCVDSRNEKGENDPEKIIQFVKMAQHSFGAVNLEDISQPNCYKVLDVLREECDIPVWHDDAQGTACVTLAGLINALKLVGKKIGDVKIVLYGAGASNTTIARLLITDGADPEKMTLFDTRGALHAGRDDIKKDPRFYRKWELCESTNPDRVNTMDEAMKGADVLISLSTPGPDTIKKEWVAAMGKKSIVFACANPVPEIYPYAAKEAGAYIVATGRGDFPNQVNNSIGFPGILKGALMVRARKITDTMAIAAAHSLADYAEKRGIDPENIVPTMDEASVFPQEAADVAMQAIKDGVARITLTAEEAFNKAATDIQAARDMAKHMVDYGFIKEPPQEMLEKALEWAVKQVS
- the ruvA gene encoding Holliday junction branch migration protein RuvA; its protein translation is MITYVTGILTEKNPAYAIIECGGIGYMLNISVNTYSALGEINTPQKLLSYLAIKNEATTPVGMVMYGFATEDERELFVNLISVSGVGSNTARLILSSLITDEVISAIVNGDVNTFQKVKGIGTKTAQKIIIDLRDKFSKWQPSKQILSPGHNRKREEALSALKMLGFPAKAAESAVEKILKTEDPSLTVEGLIKMSLKIL
- the sprA gene encoding cell surface protein SprA; amino-acid sequence: MERFIKYILGLGAAGLVVAVALSGSGNVDNTAGSRGYHSAVLPPDTNPDDTILPFPFQDNTGDPYSPQQNGGLYLNNPSNLNSTYEYDPETNTYVLTTKVGNNEVRPSTTMTYEEYQKYSMDQMMQKYWREKTKANRLTKGDGGFIPKIRIGGEAFDRIFGSNTIDIRPSGSAELIFGVISTRTDNPALDVKQRRNTNFNFEEKIQMNVTAKIGDKIQFGVNYNTEASFDFENKMNLKYEGKEDEIIQLIEAGDVTLPLNSSLITGSQALFGIKAKLKFGRTTVTGIFSQQKSKTENITVSGGAQTSQFSVKADQYEENKHFFLGHYYRGNYTKALKKLPTVTTPINITKIEVWVTNVGAATTENRNIIAFQDLSETSRIYNSQVYAYPGKTYPDNASNNLLSLLDTASLRNLNGVNNYLQAQNFVSGVDYEKVELARKLQPSEYTFNSKLGFISLNTTLNSDQTLAVAYQYTLIGDTAVHQVGEFSNGGISAPNCLIVKLLKSSSLNTKIPIWDLMMKNVYSIGGYQVNSQDFRLNVLFSGEENGVPMGFITEGEIDGIPLIKVLGCDRLNSNNDPVPDGVFDFIDMAATQGGTIQASNGRIFFPVLEPFGSDMRKAITGGDPALKPIADKYCYDSLYTMTKTGAQQYPERNKFSIDGMFKSASGSEISLGAMNVPQGSVKVTAGGIPLAENVDYTVDYTLGRVKIINEGILNSGTPINISLESNSMFDIQTKTLMGAHVDYMVNKKFNLGATVLNLTEKPLTQKVNFGDEPISNTIWGVNGNYKTESRLITKIVDFIPLLNTKTVSNVTIDAEFADLIPGHSKAIGKTGTSYIDDFEGSKSTIDLKNIGSWFIASTPQGQPDLFPEASPNSGKGFNMNRAKLAWYVIDPTIFYRNNNQTPPNITNDDISNHYTREVLEEEVFPNKQLANGQPSNIAVLNLAYYPYEKGPYNYDVDGSEGYSDGIDASGKLKNPYTRWAGIQRKIETSDFEATNVEYIEFWMMDPFIYNTNSTGGQLYFDLGDISEDVLRDSRKSLENGLPATSELINVDTTIWGIVPTQQPLTNSFDNSEEARKYQDVGLDGLGDERERQFFDANYLQRIAGIFGSSSPAYAKASADPSSDDFHYFRGPDYDNESKSILDRYKNYNGAEGNSPTDAQTQAQYNVSYPMSATTMPDGEDINHDNTLNESERYFQYRIDLQPSKMNIGQNYIADKIDASTGRLPNGSSATVTWYQFKIPVQNPDRIVNGIQDFKSIRFIRMYLKGFTDSIICRLATLDIVRGEWRRYRYSLLAPGEYIPTDDQSTTTFDVSAVNIEENGQRIPVPYVVPPGIEREINLASTNLQQLNEQSLDMKVCGLMDGDARAVYKTCDFDVRQFKKIRMYAHCEASNNTLPVKDGDLTLFVRLGSDFTSNYYEYELPLKVTDWGTSAENPDAIWPSENQMEITLADLVAAKTQRNTDIRQPGSSLSYSVPYVAYDSKNNKITIVGNPNLSAVKTIMIGVRNPKKKNGSSDDGMDKCAEIWVNELRLTDFDEKGGWAATGRIGTTLADFGTLSIAGTISTPGFGSIDKKVNERQKETKVSYDIATNLELGKFFPEKWGMKIPLHYDYSEMINTPQYNPLNPDVLYKDELSTYPSAAEKDSIRKLTQDYTRRQSLNFMNVRKVKTGGSKSHIYDIENFDVSYAYTELMHRNVDVEYDTKKTHRGGLGYNFSSNAKPVKPFDKVKFLGKSKWFRLIKDFNFFYAPKMLTFRTDIDRQFSENLLRAKTNAIVILEPTYIKSFNWTRDYGLKWDLTQGLKLDYQAHVIAQIDEPPGKIAKNLPDYKTKRDSVWSNVLDLGRIKSFTQSVEVNYTLPINKIPILNWINVNAKYGGDYQWTALPLAADTNGLIIENPLGNTIENSNTKQVNASANLLNLYNKIPYLAKINEKKKGGANKPKTNMRAAEGDTVEEKINYVKEVIDGTLGILMGIKTVNISYQEGNGKLLPGFMPKPVALGMDWNKMAPGLDFVFGNPSEMFSQGSGTQIVDQAYSNNWITSDTTLNTPYIIKQTKNLNGQVSIEPLAALRIDVTATSNYSKQYGAYYRYETGTEFNHSKAFTPMESGSFTSTYITWSTAFINDNKDHSNKTFEKFKEYRLLIAARLAANNRFSSKALSDSTGFPDGYGPTSQDVLIPAFLAAYTGRNPDKISLKPFNEKLLAAIPLPNWRITYTGLTRINWLKKFFKNISVSHTYRSTYSVGQFASNLLYKDDAQDGYTYVRDAVKNFASKYEIGQVSINEQFSPLIGFDMTMVNSLLFKFEIKKSRNLVLSFANNQLTEVTSDEYVIGAGYRLKDVSFNINFSGKKRPIKSDLNLKADFSIRTNKTVLRKLVENMDQVSAGQKVMSINVSADYQISEKFNIRLFFDKIINNPFVSSQYPNSNTNAGLSLRFTLAQ